The segment ctctctgtctgtctgtctgtctctctctctctctctctctctctctctctctctctctctctctctctctctctctctctctctctctctctctctctctctctctctctctctatctatctatctatctatctctctctctctctctctctctctctctctctctctctctctctctctctctctctctctctctctctctctctctctctctctctgtctctctctttctctccctgtctgtctctctgtctgtctctctctctctctctctctctctctctctctctctctctctctctctctctctctctctctctctctctctctctctctctctctctctctctctctctctctcgtctttctctctctctgtctgtctctctctctctctctgtctgtctctctctctctctctctctctctctctctctctctctctctctctctctctctctctctctctctctctctctctctctctctctctctctctctctctctctctctctctctctctctctctctctctctctctctctctctctctctctctctctctctctctctctctctctctctctctctctctctctctctctctctctctctctctctctctctctctctctctctctctctctctctctctctctctctctctctctctctctctctatctctctctctctctctctctctgtctctctctctctctctctctctctctctctctctctctcttctctctctctctctctctctctctctctctctctctctctctctctctctctctctctctctctctctctctctctctctctctctctctctctctctctctctctctctctctctctctctctctctctctctctctctctctctctctctctctctctctctctctctctctctctctctctctctctctctctctctctctctctctctctctctctctctctctctctctctctctcactctctctctctctctctatatatatatatatatatacacatatatatatatatatatatatatatatatatatatatatatatatcgctccatatacgtgtatgtattccAACCACTACCGCATTACTACATTACTACATAATGTGTTGCTGTAAGTACCTTGTTAATGATACATTCTCAGGGATGTGCGAGCTGTAACAAACATTTTGTATGCATAACCTTGCTCACACTGTATATTAGATGGCACGCAAAGGGATTTAATGATACATCAAAGTGCTCGTTGAATAAATGACATATCACCCTTACAACCCCATCgcccatacacacatgcaaacagaaTTAGGACATTACGTATAGAAATGCATACCTAACCCTTACTATATAGAAATATGTCCCTCATGAAACATTTACGATATGTAGAATTACTGATTATAAAACCTTTGCTGAAAATCGTGAAAGGATGATAGTCATGCTTTATGTGCACGAGGGAGTCTGGCAAAGTGGCTGAAGTCCTCGCAGAAGTATAGCGATTTGCAGAAGTAACTGAACTGTACGCCGCACGTCCTCCCCCAGGCTGAGAGTGAGCTGCGACAACACCCACTTGCACAACATTCTGCCGACGCATTTCATCGACTCGCCCGAGTGGGAGGCCTGCGCCGACGACTCCGACGAACTCTTTCAGGTGAAACTTCGCCCccattcattttcttcctattccatTTTGCGCCTTATTCCTTACCTTACCATAAAATGTTAATTTTCCCATTATTTCTTCTCCACTCACTGACTACTTCCGTCTCTTCTCTATATCGTATAATACCTTGTCCCCCTTTTCGTGTTAGTGTCCATAATTCAGTTTTACTTTAGCACAGTGCTTACCGGTACTCAATGATTATACGATGACCAGAACACTTACTGTTCCCTCATGAACAGTTTTCGAGTGACGCAATGTACAATTTGCACTTGCCAGGTGACCATCGTGGCTGAGGAGCCGAGTGAGTACCTGTGCTGGTCGCGGCCCCGCCTGCGACACGTGCTGCACCTGCGGCCCTTCCTCCGCGCCGTCATGCACAACCTTATAGGTAAGCAATGGTATGCCTATCCTAGGAGGTTGGTGCGTACCACATGCCACGTGTGAGGTGAGTGCATATCGCTTTCAGCTCATGAGGCGACGCATGTGGTTGGCAAGTGCGACCCTTCCTCGCGACAATTTTACACCGGTAGATAGATTCCCATGGCATTAAATGACAGTCAGCCACCATACTCCGATTCCTTTGGTTCAAATGAATTGATTAGATCAAAGTAGCTAGGAATTCATTTCACTTATGTTTTTActtttcagattttttctttttttcttttttagaatcgATAGGCCTTAAACACTGGCACTCGTCAATGTTGTCGGTTTTGTTGCGACCCTGTCTTTTACTTTAGCTTACCACGTAAACTTGTTGGCGCCACCAGAGCGGCTCCTCTGACGCGTGCCCCGCCTTCTCCTCCAGGTAAGGACATTACCACCAAGCTGTACTCGCAGCACGAACAGCTGGGCGTGGACGGCAGCGGCGAGGCGGTAGGCGCGCGGGCGGGTGCGGGCGGCCTTGGAGCAGAGGACGTCTGGCGGGGCGCCGTGCAGCGCTCCATGAGTGTCGACAACGTCCACACCGGTACTAAGGGCTTCGTCAGGTCCTTAGCATGGCGCACCTCTCACAGACGCACCTCAGGGCCGTACAGCGAGAGTGTCCGTAAGTACTTAGGGAACGAATCGCACCTTGGAGACAACATCCTTAAGGATAATGTCCTGCGTGAGCGTGTGTCGAGAAGaaaggaactctctctctctctctctctctctctctctctctctctctctctctctctctctctctctctctctctctctctctctctctctctctctctctctcattctctctctctctctctctctctctctctcctcgctctctctctctctctctctctctctctctctctctctctctctctctctctctctctctctctctctctctctctctctctctctctctctctccctctccctctctctctctctctctctctctctctctctctctctctctctctctctctctctctctctctctctctctctctctctctctctctctctctctttctctttccctcatctctctctccttcccttcttccctccatcccactttccctccctccttcattcactcactcactcctttccttccttccttccttcctccttccttcccacttcctttccctatACTTCTCCCTCACCGTCTgtttattcctctcccctctcccctttcccttttatttatttctctttctatgtatgcttgtgtgattGGGCGTGAATGGAAATGTTCGTGTATATCTGTACGTCATTAACTCTGTCACATAATTATTCTGTTTAAAGGTTGCACATTTACTGATGCGCTTTAGGGTTTCCAGTTTGAAAGCTGATAGCCATGAATCGCTTGTTTATACCAGATTCAAATCTGAAACAGGAAACACATTACGTGCGGTCAGTTGACGTTTCTGTGGAACTGTGTGAGATTAGCCATCCATCAAAGAACCCACTTCATGTTTTAGGTCAGGGTGGGTCCTGGCATCAGTCAGTAATGATATGGCATAGCTCTTGTTAAGAATGAATTGTAAACTTGAAATAATGGAAACTTTTATGATAGAAGTAACATTTTGAGGGTAAAATGCTGCGAAGCTTGTCTAAATCCGCAAGTTTCATGGTGGATGCAGTCATAGAGTGTATATGTCATGAATGAGTAAAACGCGTTGCTGTGTGTTCAGTATATACATGCCGTTAATAATggcatttgtgtgaatatattcattagaTGAATCGAAGTGTACATAAGGATATATCCTTGGAGTGTATTGGATATGTACTACTAGGATGTAACTTTTGGCGTGCACATGTCCTTAAGGATAGACTCCCCACGGGTACTTAGAGTGTTGGTCAGGCGGCCCTCAGAGAGTATATAGAGGGAGGTCCCCACGGCTAAACGGTGGGCGCAGCCGGTGAGTACATCTCTCCGCTCCTGCATCATCAGACTTCTGCTTCCTCTAGATGAACTCTTTTTATATCTTAAATTTAGCATACAAAAAAGGCTTGACTGATTCACGCCCTCGACGAGGCATATGGCCTGGCGCACCcatgcttctctccctcttttccttggttattctctctctccctctctctctctctctctctctctctctctctctctctctctctctctctctctctctctctctctctctctcttgctctatatatctatctatctatctgtctgtgtgtctatctatctatatagctctctctctctctctctctctctctctctctctctctctctctctctctctctctctctctctctctctctctctctctctctctctctctctctatctctctatctctctatctctctctctctctctctctctctctctctctctctctctctctctctctctctgtctctctctctctctctctctctctctctctctctctgtctctctctctctctctctctctctctctctctctctctctctctctctctctctctctctctctctctctttctttctctatctatctatctatctatctatctctctctctctctctttctctctttctcgcactttctctctctctctctctctctctctctctctctctctctctctctctctctctctctctctctctctctctctctctctctctctctctgtctctctttctctatatatctatctatctatctgcctatgtgtctatctatctatatagctctctctctctctctctctctctctctctctctctctctctctctctctctctctctctctctctctctctctttctctctctctctctctctctctctctctctctctctctctctctctctctctctctctctctctctctctctctctctatctatctatctatctatctatctgtctatctatctatatatctatctatatttctctctctctctctctctctctctctctctctctctctctctctctctctctctctctctctctctctctctctctctctctctctctttctctctctctctctctctctctctttctacacatatatatatacatatatatacatatatatatatatatatatatatatatatatgtgtgtgtgtgtgtgtgtgtgtgtgtgtgtgtgtgtgtctctctctctctctctctctctctctctctctctctctctctctctctctctctctctctctctctctctctctctctctctctctctttctctgtctctgtctctgtctctgtctctgtctctgtctctgtctctgtctctctctctctctctctctctctctctctctctctctctctctctctctctctctctctttctctctctctctctctctctcgctctctctttctctctccctctctcgttcagtTATGATCCCGCGTGCTATTTTTGCTGCTTCTCTTTCTTAGGATGTAGCTCAGCCATAACACCTGGGTTGTAAGGTGTTCATGTATTGATCTCATGGATCTGAAAAAAGATGTATgcctatatgagtatatatgtgtgtatgtttgtgtgtatatatatatatatatatatatatatatatatatatatatgtgtgtgtgtgtgtgtgtgtgtgtgtgtgtgtgtgtgtgtgtgtacatatatacgtgtgtatatatgtatgtatatatatatatatatatatatatatatatatatatatatatatatgtatatatacacatatacatgtgtgtgtgtgtgtgtgtgtgtgcatatatatatatatatatatatatatatatatatatatatatatatgtacacacacacacacacacacacacacacacacacacacacacacacacatatatatatatatatatatatatatatatatatatatatgtatatatgtatgtatatgtgtgtgtgtatatatatatatatatatatatatatatatatgtataaagagagagagagagagagagagagagatgtatatacttatatagctatataacttatctatctgtatataggtatatatatgtatatgcatataactatacatatatattacacacacacacacacacacacacacacacacacatatatatatatatgtgtgtgtgtgtgtgtgtataaatatatatatatttgtgcctgtgcttgtgcgtgtgtgtgtgtgtgtgtgtatgtgtgtctgtgtgtgtgtgtgtgtgtgtgtgtgtgtgtgtgtgtgtgtgtgtgtgtgtgtgtgtgtgggtgtgagtgtgtgtgtgtgtgtgtgtgtgtgtgtgtgtgtgtgtgtgtgtgtgtgtgtgtacacatgtatacataaatgtgtacgtgtgtgtctgtatatatatatatatatatatatatatatatatatatgtgtgtgtgtatatatatatatgtatatatatatgaaaaagaaaacagacacaataagaaattgaaataaaaagtaacgtttcgagttcctcatcagaaaaaaaataaccgaaagggttatattttggttattttttcgtctgaagaggaagtcgtgaagagttcgaagcgttatgatttttttttcattattgtggctatttttcgtcacatctttgtatacacgttacATTGTTTGTgttcagatctatatatatatatatatatatatatatatatatatatatatgtgtgtgtgtgtgtgtgtgtgtgtttgcgtgtatgtctgtgtgtgtagatagatagatagatagatggatagatatgtatgaatatgagtaaatatatatatgtacatatccatacatatatatgtaaaatatacataaatatacgtatatatatatatatatatatatatatgcacaaacacacacacacacacacacacacacacacacacacacatataacaaccctccctgaccgggcatcgaacctaggtcactccgggtatgaaaccgcaGGGTCAATATGGTTGGTTTTGTGCTGACTCTCCGGTTTCGTTCTCggggtgacctaggttcgaggccgaGTCAGGgagatttattatatatctatatcaatgcggcattgcattattccatcttttatgcatacatacatatatatatatatatatatatatatatttcagtatgtacatgtgtattcctaattgtatatatatatatatacatttataaatttaaatttatataactatatccttacacacacacacacacacacacacacacacacacacacacacacatatatatatatatatatatatatatatatatatatatatgtaggaatatatatatgcatacacctttATTTCAGAATGTTCCCATTTTGTTTTCCTCGACTTATTTTCGCTCTTTATTACCTTTCCCCTGTACTGTAGAAACTCCTGTGGTATGAGTCGATGATTTCGAATTATTTTTCCCTCTGGATGAACAGGTATGAGTAGCAAGCAGTGGACAGCAATCGCCTCGCCTCTCGCTTTCTCGCAGGCAGCGTCCCCCGGGGCTGGGAAGCTCTCGGACGCTTTTGCACCTTTTTGTACTTTTTCTCCATTTATGAattcctttatgtatatgtatatgtatatatacatttatatatttgtgtgtctgtgtgtgtgtctctctttatgtataataaatggacagataggtagatagatatgtatgtatgtttgtacagcgTTTTCTGtccattgtatgtgtgtgtgtgtgtgtctgtgtacgtatgcatatatatatatatatatatatatatatatatatatatatatatatatatttatatatatatatatatgtagatatatatatatatatatatatacataaatacagacacactcctacacacacacacatacaatgaacAGAAAAcgctgtaaatacatacatatatatctatctacctatctatccatttatatatatatatatatatatatatatatatgtgtgtgtgtgtgtgtgtgtgtgtgtgtgtgtgtgtgtgtgtgtgtgtgtgcatctatatatgtaggtatacacacacacacacgaacacacacacacacacacacacacacacacacacacacacacacacacacacacacatacacacatacacatacacacacatttgtatatgtatgtatgtatgtatatacacgtgcacacgcactcacacacatgtgtgtatatatacatctttcgatctttatttatatatctgtctatctatctatctatatatctatctttccatatatacatatatatatgtatatctgcatatatatatatatatatatatatatatatgtgtatatatatatatatatatatacacacacatatatacacactcttatatatgtgtacacacacaaacacatatgtgtgtgtgtgtgtgtgtgtgtgtatgtgtgtgtgtgcgtgcttgtgtgtatgtgcgtgtgtgtgtgtgtgtgtgtgtgtgtgtgtgtgtgtgtgtgtgtgtgtgtgtgtgtgtgtgtgtgtgtgtgcgcgtatatatatacatatatatatatatatatatatatatatatatattatatatatgtatatatatacacatttatgcatgtatacatacatatgtatgtgtatatgtatatatatatatgcatgtatgtatatatgtatatatttatttatgtatgtatttttatatatacatatataatgtgtacatatgtatatatatatatatatatatatatatatatatatatgtctatgtgtatatatttatatatatacatatttatacatatatgcttgtgtgcatgtatatatttgtgttcacacatacatataaggtgtatgtatatatatatatatatatatatatatatatatatatatatatatatatatatatatgtgtatatttatgtatatatatatatatgtgtgtgtgtgtgtgtgtgtgtgtataaatatataaatatatatatataaatatttgtatatatatacacacacacatatgtatgtatgtgtatatatatgtctgtatatgtatatctgtttgtatggatgtatgtatgtatataatgtatacattggCGAAGAAGATAAAAGTGGATATGTTCTTTTAAttaatcagaaatatatatatatatatatatatatatatatgtatatgtatgtat is part of the Penaeus chinensis breed Huanghai No. 1 chromosome 2, ASM1920278v2, whole genome shotgun sequence genome and harbors:
- the LOC125034439 gene encoding blood vessel epicardial substance-like, coding for MGNVTDEGIAAENVTAAERIVYCKEWTGATLTLFQVANFFCLLAFLVPHNFRLSALVMRAVLSVGILLFALWAALDICAADIFAWNLSFLVVNAAHVLHLTYTVWPPRVHQDLADLYAKVFKPLRVNRQNFSALVKEATLMRLEVGDTYAVEDATAADERLSILLSGKLRVSCDNTHLHNILPTHFIDSPEWEACADDSDELFQVTIVAEEPSEYLCWSRPRLRHVLHLRPFLRAVMHNLIGKQWYAYPRRAAPLTRAPPSPPGKDITTKLYSQHEQLGVDGSGEAVGARAGAGGLGAEDVWRGAVQRSMSVDNVHTGTKGFVRSLAWRTSHRRTSGPYSESVRKYLGNESHLGDNILKDNVLHSNLKQETHYVRSVDVSVELCEISHPSKNPLHVLGQVSWWMQS